The Kribbella shirazensis genomic interval CGGCCGAGATCCGGAACGCCGACGCGGTCCTGCTCGCGGTCCCGCTCTACAACTACGGCATCGCGCAGAACGTGAAGACCTGGATCGACCTGCTGCTGATGGACAGGGACTTCGGCTTCGGCTCCCGTCCGCTGACCGGCCGGCCGGCGATCTTCGCGCTGAGCCGCGGTGGCGGCTACGGCCCCGGTTCGCCGAAGCACGGCTGGGACCACGCCACGCCGTACCTCGAGCGCATCTTCGGCGACGTCTTCGGGATGAACGTCCGGACGGCCGCCGCCGAGCTCACCCTGGCCCCGGTCACCCCGGGCATGGAGGAGCTCATCGACGCCTCCAAGGTCTCGGAGTCCGAGGCCCACGTGGAGGCCGAGTCCCACGGCACCGTCGTGGCTCGCGAACTGGTCGGCAAGGCCGCCTGACCCGCTGAAAAGGTCAGGGGTGCCGAGCTCGAGCCGGCATCACCGTGGCCTCCAGACGGACAGCGCCACCGACAACGTGACGATCGCGGGCTCCGGGAGTACTGCGATCTTCTGCAGCAGCTCGCGGTAGTTCAGGTGCCGCGCGCTCGGCGTCATCAGCACCAACTGCTCCACGGCCGTCCGGTCGAGTGACATGACCTCCTCGATCACCTCGCCGCCGACCCGTTCGAACTCTCCCGCCAGCGACTCCTGCAGGCGCCGTTCCTTCTCCTCGTCCACACTGACCAGCCCCAGCACGTCGACCAGCTCGGCGAGATGCCGCTGGTTCGGCGTGACCACGAGCAGGCGGCCGTCCGGAGCGAGGACGCGCGCCATCTCGGCGGCGTTGCGCGGGGCGAACACGTTCAGCATCAGCTGCGCGGCGCCGTCGACGAGCGGCAGTTCCCGCCACGCGTCGCACACCACGGACGCGATCCGTGGATCCGCCTTGGCCGCGCGACGGGCGGCGTACTTCGAGACGTCCAGGGCGATCCCGCGGCGGCGCTCCGCCGTACCGAGAACACCGGACAGGTAGTAGGCCGTGCCGGCGCCGACCTCGACGACCAGGTCGTCCTCGTCCAGGTCGGCCTGCAGGATCAGCGCGTCCCGGATCGGCGCGTAGTGGCCGGTGCCGAGGAAGACCGTGCGGGCGCCGACCATGGCGGCCGAGTCGCCCTCGATACCGTTCGAGGCCGCGGGCAACAGGTTCAGGTAGCCCTGCTTGGCCAGGTCGTAGGCGTGCCCGCGCGGGCATCGCGCCGTCCGGCCGTCGAGCGCGAGGCCGTCGGAACAGACCGGACAGCGCAGCACGGCGACGAGGTCGCCATCGAGAGAGCTAGCCACCCGATCTAGGTTATGTCCCGGCTCGTGATCCGGGCCCACGCGGCCGCGTAGAAGACCGCGAGGTAACCGCCCTGGAGGAGCAGGTTGCGGCCGATCTCGTGCCAGTACGGCGGGTCGCGGAGCAGATCGGCGAACGACTGCCAGCGGAACATCAGCATCCACGGGTGGATCGCGTGCAGCTGCGGGATCGCGGTCAGGATCCCGAGCACGATGAACGTGCCGAACGTCGCCGCCATCGCGGCCAGCGGGGTCGACGTCATCGAGGACACGAACAGGCCGATGCCGGCCAGACCGAGCAGCGACAGCGAGATCACCACGGCGATCCCGAGCGCGCGGAGCAGGCCTTCGCCGAGCGGGATGGTCG includes:
- a CDS encoding FMN-dependent NADH-azoreductase; translated protein: MSTLLRVDASIRLDGSVSRALADSAEAAWKAEHPDGVVVRRDLGQHPLPATAWPTLAAAQVGQEPVSEADRMPLAEAQAIAADLSAEIRNADAVLLAVPLYNYGIAQNVKTWIDLLLMDRDFGFGSRPLTGRPAIFALSRGGGYGPGSPKHGWDHATPYLERIFGDVFGMNVRTAAAELTLAPVTPGMEELIDASKVSESEAHVEAESHGTVVARELVGKAA
- a CDS encoding putative RNA methyltransferase; translation: MASSLDGDLVAVLRCPVCSDGLALDGRTARCPRGHAYDLAKQGYLNLLPAASNGIEGDSAAMVGARTVFLGTGHYAPIRDALILQADLDEDDLVVEVGAGTAYYLSGVLGTAERRRGIALDVSKYAARRAAKADPRIASVVCDAWRELPLVDGAAQLMLNVFAPRNAAEMARVLAPDGRLLVVTPNQRHLAELVDVLGLVSVDEEKERRLQESLAGEFERVGGEVIEEVMSLDRTAVEQLVLMTPSARHLNYRELLQKIAVLPEPAIVTLSVALSVWRPR